DNA from Larimichthys crocea isolate SSNF chromosome XIII, L_crocea_2.0, whole genome shotgun sequence:
CTTCCTGAACAGATGCTGCTGAGCTCCAAAGTTCTCCATCCTGTTCTGCATCTTGTTTGTTGGAGAATCAGAAAGtcccacacacagagcagtgtgaTCACAACCTCACTGAGTGCAGATGTGGACCTGAAGTGGTCAGCTGTGGATTTAAGTCCTGTTGGGACAAAAGGACATCAGAGGGTGTGTGCACTGCAGGTTAACGAGGACCTTTTGATAAGTAGATGAGCCATTACTGCTGGAGGTGGAGCCAGTGATCACATTGTGAGACTTCCAATTACTCcccaaaaatgaaataacacaaaatcCAAACTTTTTCTAAATATCATATGTTCTATCTGAAGATcaactaaatgttaaatcagctttgaaatgtgtttattactCTGGATGAATTTTCGATTTTGTACACCACCTTTACAGAAAGGTGGTGTACAAAATAATATACTCATgtttaaatcttaaatcaaTGTTTTAAGTGTTACTGCATGTGACATTTATGGTCAttcatgtaaatatttgttaGAATCTTACAATAGTCCTAAAATTAAActtagattttctttgtttttcttcatctttgtcatGCTTTTTGTATCTGTATCCAGTGAAGTTGTGTGTTTAAATTCAATATAGCAGTGTGGATGTGGTAGTGGGTGATGagaatttaaattatttctgtgcTTATGTtgttactttacattacataacTCATTATGACATGACTTGCAGATTCTTCATACAGAAAATAACAGTATAAAAAGGATTACTGTCGTAGTCCATTACAGTGCCACTGTCAGTGAGTGTTACTCACTCTAGTTGCTGGTGGACATTTTGTGTAAAGGTCTGATTTCCATCATCTCATTCTATACAGGTAGATTTCGAAGTGGAATTTATAAAACACGAATGTCtgagaattaaataaaaaagtttaagCAGAGGGTCCAAAACAATCTTATACCATTACCATTGTTTGCTTTAACGATGAATCTGAACACCTTTGAATCTTATTTTGAACTAGCCTGAACACATCAAACACCAACACTATGTTTCAACTGGAGTCAAGAGTGTGAGGACTTAAAACAGACTCACATCACAGACAGACTGCTTCAGTATGCCcatacaaacaaatcaacataCCTTCTTGAGAAAAGGTATCCCTTGAGATGAATGAGGATACTACAAAGATGTTAGGCATTCTTCATCACTTAAACAGCATAATATTGCTGTTTTAAATGAACAAGAGAAACCTAAAATAAGTATAAACTATTATTAGTagacattgtttcatttatcaAGCAACATTTTGACTTTGATATTTTGCAGATGATGTAAAGAATCCATAATAAATATTTAGTGTGCTCCTTCTCAAAGTAGATCACCCTCACAGAACAAAGGCCGTGATGAAAGAGGTGACAATCACAGTTCAAATGGGtgatcacaacaaacacaatggTTTGACTGGTGTGTAACTGGAAAAGTATTTGGTCACATCTGAGCTTcattcaaaacatgtttcagtttcatgataatagtttttatttctaaaaaaatgtctttgaaatggtgaaatatgattaatatttgtatatttactAACACTCGATGATTATATCTTGCCTGAATTCAGAACCAATGAGCCAGCTTCAATTAGTTGTTCTGAAAAGTCAATGTTACTGTGTCAAGAAATCTAAATGTCTAACTCTTCTTTATAAAGTGAATAACTCTTAAACTGTCAAACAATTATGTGCCTCTCTGTGGTGGTCTTATCTTATTCTAATAGATTATGTTTCCATTGCTCATTCACTTCACTCTGAAGGAGTATGATATATTCTGAGGGGAATAGTTATTATAATGGCAGAACACTGGGTCTTTTTTTGATAGTAATGTTTTATCATTTGATAATCTTTCTGaataaaacacctttaaatCTAAGTTGAACCAGGTTCAGCGATATCATCCAGACGCTTTACTGAACCTGCTTCTTGGAACAGACCCCAGAGCAGCTGAGCAGCACAGCTTTAATCAAAGACAAGTGAAATCAGCTGGATGAGTGTTTGGTCAAAATGGAAACCTGCAGACTCACAGCCCTCCATCAGTCGAGTACTAAACTTGTTTTTGCACATGGCATTCAGCACAGGTAATGTGTTGATGCATCTGAATGGGGATCACTGATGTAAATGAGCTTTGTCGTTATGTGGGACAAAAAGGAATGGGTTTGACTTTAATGGAGTAACGTGCAAACTGCTGGAATGTGATTGGATTGCTCACTGGAATGTCGGTGTGTATTGTGGATCATCAGACCAGCATTTGAGCCTTTGAGGggctgaaaaacaacatgttaatgtaGCCTCTTAACTtaagaaaaaatgttgaataaaatagaaaaggaTAGGTTCAAGTTTGTGAGATTTTTACTGAAGGCAACATTTCACAGTAGCAGAAACTGAATCAGGATCAACATACACCTGCGAACAGTTGagaatcagctgtttgtttgctgctcCACTAAAAACAACTTCAATGTGAGTATTGCTCTGACTCGGATGGACCAAAAATAACTATAGTGATTTTAACTTTTCAGATCATCACAAGTTAACTATTGGAATATATTCTGATCATTCTGAAACTATAAATCACTTAAAATGATTGGTTTGTAGAACTTATTGGCGCTGCTAAAACATTATAgttatatgttgtgtgtgtataactgtATAGTAGTTCATTAATCTATTGTGGCTTGGATTGTTCTTACTTGTTCTAATAGATGCATATTATTGCATTACATATCCAATGTTCAATTGCCTTATTTATTACTAACAAGAACAAAGAAGCAGACATGCTGATGAACTTTTGGAAACAAACTATTAATGTGATCACTGGCTCCACCTCCAGCAGTAATGGCTCATCTACTTATCAAAAGGTCCTCATTAACCTGCAGTGCACACACCCTCTGATGTCCTTTTGTCCCAACAGGACTTAAATCCACAGTCCACATCTGCACTCAGTGAGGTTGTGAtcacactgctctgtgtgtgggaCTTTCTGATTCTCCAACAAACAAGAAGCAGAACAGGATGGAGAACTTTGGAGCTCAGCTGCCTCTCTTTGTTCCAGCCAGCAGCTCTCAGCAGCATCTGTTCAGGAAGTGCACCACCTACCTGGCTAAGATCGCTGTCGTCCTCCAAGACGCCCCAGACAAGATGCTCACTTTTACTCAGGTAAGAAAGAGTCAAGACATTTTTACAATGACTGTTCAAGAATactctttaatttaataataccgttttaattaaatttttactTGATGTTTTTTAGTTGATGGACAAGCTGGCACCACTAATCTCTGAAGACAGAAAATCTGTTGAGAACAACATCAGAGTCTGTCTATCAGCCAACAAATGTTTTGTCAAGGTAGGTTTTTATTCCAAAggttcaaatatttcaaatgattttattctATTCCAGAAACAACTGAAGCTCTGTCTCTAAAAaccctgtgttgtgtttttttttttagattccaGTGGTTCCAGATTCACTGGGCAGCAAGAGAAACTACTGGAAACTGGACCCCAGCCAGATCACAGCAAAGATGGTGCGTCGTCACTTCAAAGGAATCCTGCAGCTCTTCCCTGAGTTGGCCTCTAAAGTGGAAATGGAGACCACGAGCAGACCATCAGAGCACTGCTCAGGTCTCCATTCTCCTGAACCTGCAGCCTGTGGAGCTGTTCAGATCAGATGTGAGGTGAAGTTCAGCAGTCCTTTCTCCATTGAATCCCTCCTGAAGAGAGACAGTCCCTCTGCTCGGACCTCCAGAGCTTTTCCTCTGTCCAATGTGCCggtcagagcagagcagcagcctcGGTCTACACATGGACGAGTTGGGACAAAGAGGAGCTTGACCTGGGACTCTGAGGagcctctcctccttcaagcttCAGCTAGAAGTTCACCAATGTGTTCAACAGGGGGCAGCACACACCAGGGACTCACTGCTAATGGAGCTGCTAAGCCCATCAAGAAGAGGATGCATGTGTACACTGAGGCCTCATTCCCCGTCTACACAAGAGCCAGTGCTGCTCCTTATTTCAGCAGTCCACACAGCAGTTACATCACATACTCTGTACCCACATTTACCCACGACGCTCTCCGTTTTcgtttgtaaatattttttcctACTTCCATATTGcacttttatatgttttgtttttgagtgaagtgtacacattttttttatcagacaCACTTTCAAAAGAATTACAAGGTCCATAATGGGACTCATTGTGtctaaaataattattttattcgTGCCTTTCATTTTGTTGGTAGTTGCCTCATGGTTGAAAGTAGGCTTTTGTCCTGAATACTAGGAcattttatgcatgttttacatggtttctttgtgtttggcGTGAGTATCTGACCATAAGAGGGCAGCATAGTATTTTGAAGTTTAACTTGAAATGCAGTAATTGTCAACATAATCTCTTGTATCAAACTTTGATTAAAGATGGTACTTTTTGCCCAGCAttttatgtgatgtttttggtaAACATCATACTTGTATTCCTCCTATTATCACCTTGAAACTGAGATCATGCCAAGTTTAGATTATGAAGATCATTGCACCTAATGGTGCATGCCACAATTACATGcaccaaaaactgcaaacaatTCTGTTACATTAACCACGCTGAAGTTGTACTTCAAACTTTGTTCCCTGAGGCCATTTAGTTGGTGACATAATAACCGAGTTGACTGACCACAGTGGCAAGGTTAAGTTGAGCAAATAGGTAGTAGATGTTTGCTGTTCTATTTGCAGCACATCTGTGCCACAGGGTGCACTGTCTGAACTCTTACCTGCTTTGTCCATCTCAACACCCGAGTGAGCGAATATGAGGCGAGGCACTCACTCCCCTCATCACCACATCTTGCTATCAGGTCACTGGGAAGTCATGAAGGCAGAACAGATGT
Protein-coding regions in this window:
- the LOC113747496 gene encoding forkhead box protein G1-like; the encoded protein is MENFGAQLPLFVPASSSQQHLFRKCTTYLAKIAVVLQDAPDKMLTFTQLMDKLAPLISEDRKSVENNIRVCLSANKCFVKIPVVPDSLGSKRNYWKLDPSQITAKMVRRHFKGILQLFPELASKVEMETTSRPSEHCSGLHSPEPAACGAVQIRCEVKFSSPFSIESLLKRDSPSARTSRAFPLSNVPVRAEQQPRSTHGRVGTKRSLTWDSEEPLLLQASARSSPMCSTGGSTHQGLTANGAAKPIKKRMHVYTEASFPVYTRASAAPYFSSPHSSYITYSVPTFTHDALRFRL